Proteins encoded within one genomic window of Spiroplasma sabaudiense Ar-1343:
- a CDS encoding Fur family transcriptional regulator: MTLTYEKMVQALKRKGVRLTGARLSIIKVITRKQHVSASAIIKEVESEFGTVNVMSVYNTLDMLLNEHLIFANTFNGKHIIYEVLGDSSIHLKCDLCAKVVHIPESEEQKNLLDEIKTICTSNNLTSNHLKIEAHGMCDTCKKEGKPQVDMTRENKIVDKF, encoded by the coding sequence ATGACTTTGACATATGAGAAAATGGTTCAAGCCTTAAAGAGAAAAGGTGTAAGATTAACCGGAGCAAGATTATCAATTATTAAGGTTATTACCAGAAAACAACATGTATCAGCAAGTGCAATTATAAAAGAAGTGGAAAGCGAATTTGGAACGGTTAATGTAATGTCTGTTTACAATACATTGGACATGTTATTGAATGAACATTTAATTTTTGCAAATACTTTTAACGGAAAACATATTATTTATGAGGTATTGGGAGACAGTTCAATCCACTTAAAATGTGATTTATGTGCAAAAGTTGTTCATATTCCTGAATCAGAAGAGCAAAAAAATTTATTGGATGAAATCAAGACTATTTGTACCTCAAATAATCTAACATCAAACCATTTAAAAATTGAAGCTCACGGAATGTGTGATACTTGTAAAAAAGAAGGTAAACCGCAAGTGGATATGACTCGCGAAAACAAAATAGTTGATAAATTTTAG
- the tyrS gene encoding tyrosine--tRNA ligase — protein sequence MSIIKELQWRGLLKQVTNEEKIIKAQNNHKGVYCGFDPTADSLHVGHLIQIINLMRFQKFGFKPIAVVGGATGMIGDPSFKKDERAFLTPEQLEFNVQSISKQLKGLIANITFENNASWLSNMTLIQFLRDVGKSFNLSYLLAKESIATRIETGLSVTEFSYTMLQAFDFFHLYKNNDCHVQIGGSDQWGNITSGIDYISSNLGKDQSLACGVTMNLLTKKDGTKFGKTESGAVWLDSTKTSEYEFYQFFLNQDDDDCQMLLRFLTMLDEVQINQLFEEHKLAPSKRLMQTKLAELMTEFVHGKNGLEKAQEISKAFFNGDILKLSSDTLKQAISSLPCQEAQKGISVLEALIKVGAASSNREVREFISQGAISINNEVLTDEKKILEDFPIIDKKFYIIKRGKRKYYVIIIK from the coding sequence ATGAGTATTATTAAAGAACTACAATGACGAGGACTGTTAAAGCAAGTAACAAATGAAGAGAAGATTATCAAAGCTCAAAATAATCATAAAGGTGTTTATTGTGGTTTTGACCCAACAGCTGATTCACTACATGTTGGCCACTTAATTCAAATTATTAATTTAATGCGTTTTCAAAAATTTGGTTTTAAGCCCATTGCCGTTGTTGGAGGGGCCACAGGGATGATAGGTGATCCAAGTTTCAAAAAAGACGAACGAGCATTTTTAACCCCAGAACAATTAGAATTTAATGTTCAGTCAATTAGCAAGCAACTAAAGGGCCTAATTGCAAATATAACCTTTGAAAATAATGCTTCGTGGCTATCAAACATGACACTAATTCAATTTTTAAGAGATGTAGGAAAGTCATTTAATTTAAGTTACTTATTGGCTAAGGAAAGCATTGCTACGAGAATAGAAACAGGATTAAGTGTCACCGAGTTTTCTTATACAATGTTACAAGCATTTGACTTCTTCCATTTATATAAAAATAATGATTGCCATGTCCAAATTGGGGGAAGTGACCAGTGAGGAAATATCACAAGTGGAATTGATTACATTTCTTCAAATTTGGGAAAAGATCAGTCATTGGCCTGTGGTGTCACCATGAATTTACTAACCAAAAAGGATGGAACTAAATTTGGAAAAACCGAATCAGGAGCAGTTTGACTTGATTCAACCAAAACAAGCGAATACGAATTCTATCAGTTCTTTTTAAATCAAGATGATGATGACTGTCAAATGCTTTTAAGATTTCTAACGATGTTGGATGAAGTTCAAATTAATCAGCTTTTTGAAGAACATAAATTAGCACCCTCAAAAAGGTTGATGCAAACTAAATTAGCTGAACTAATGACAGAATTTGTCCACGGCAAAAATGGTTTAGAAAAAGCACAAGAAATTTCAAAAGCATTTTTTAATGGGGATATCTTAAAATTATCTAGTGATACTTTGAAACAAGCGATCTCATCCTTACCTTGTCAAGAAGCCCAAAAAGGCATAAGTGTTTTGGAAGCTCTAATTAAAGTTGGTGCAGCTTCTTCTAATAGAGAAGTTAGAGAGTTTATTTCCCAAGGGGCCATCAGTATTAATAATGAAGTATTAACTGATGAGAAAAAAATTTTAGAAGACTTCCCAATAATCGATAAAAAGTTCTACATTATCAAAAGAGGAAAAAGAAAGTATTATGTTATTATAATTAAGTAA
- the ytpR gene encoding YtpR family tRNA-binding protein, which yields MNKKAGIYYNKQFNTLLVKFSEKLVSETIFKKSENAAILKTAEEIVGINFFDLDASKIPSGWVSHDPETIKTVNQKLTSLKLPLLSPEPQMTVAKIVSAEPIEGTHLKKCQINNGNHLLQVVCGAENAAAGQIVVLASIGSWMPSGQQIIAGKLKGIESNGMLCSARELGIIDPGMNSVGIIVLDKNWEPRLGQDFMKVRLENEKK from the coding sequence ATGAATAAAAAGGCAGGTATTTATTATAATAAACAATTTAACACGCTTTTAGTTAAGTTTAGCGAAAAGTTGGTAAGTGAGACAATTTTTAAAAAGAGTGAAAACGCAGCAATTTTGAAAACAGCAGAAGAGATTGTTGGTATTAATTTTTTTGATCTTGATGCAAGCAAAATACCATCAGGATGGGTAAGCCATGACCCAGAAACCATTAAAACTGTTAATCAAAAGTTGACAAGTCTTAAATTACCACTATTATCACCTGAACCTCAAATGACAGTTGCAAAAATTGTTTCAGCTGAACCAATTGAAGGAACTCATTTAAAAAAATGTCAAATTAACAACGGAAATCACCTTCTTCAAGTGGTTTGTGGTGCTGAAAATGCAGCAGCAGGCCAAATTGTGGTCCTTGCCTCAATTGGTTCGTGAATGCCATCAGGACAACAAATTATTGCAGGTAAATTAAAGGGAATCGAGTCTAATGGAATGTTGTGCTCGGCTAGAGAATTAGGGATAATCGACCCTGGTATGAATAGTGTTGGTATCATAGTGTTAGATAAGAATTGAGAGCCACGTTTGGGTCAAGACTTTATGAAAGTGAGACTAGAAAATGAAAAAAAATAA
- a CDS encoding nicotinate phosphoribosyltransferase, with product MKKNKFHFDERILKDYYLADYFVKTRTILEKQNPEAIVTMQFFQRTPNATLAGIEVVLDLLDFACKNFDDLEIWALPDGSTIDALEPVLRITGHYQDFGFLEGMIDGILSRMTSVATNSAKILQAARGKKVLNMNDRADIYLNQGFDGLASYLGGMLHFVSPAALEFIDDLRVEKPSGTMPHALIQAFNGDLIAALNAFEKTYPQSPLVALVDYNNDCITDALNCAKAFKNRLKFVRIDTAKNLTDKSLQDLNLQKNNGDLTGVNITLVKKLRFELDRAGFSDVKIIVSSGFDANKITEFENERAPVDVYGVGEAITKPTCSFTGDSVLLNHQKQAKFGREYFESQRLKRIN from the coding sequence ATGAAAAAAAATAAATTTCACTTTGACGAAAGAATTTTAAAGGATTATTATTTAGCTGATTATTTTGTTAAAACACGCACGATTTTAGAAAAACAAAATCCTGAAGCCATTGTAACGATGCAATTTTTTCAAAGAACTCCCAATGCTACTTTAGCTGGGATTGAAGTAGTTTTAGATTTGCTAGATTTTGCTTGTAAAAACTTTGATGACTTAGAAATTTGAGCACTCCCAGATGGTTCAACAATTGATGCCTTAGAACCGGTTTTAAGAATCACAGGGCATTATCAAGACTTTGGCTTTTTAGAAGGCATGATTGATGGGATTCTATCAAGAATGACAAGTGTTGCCACTAATTCAGCAAAAATCTTGCAAGCAGCTCGTGGTAAAAAAGTCTTAAATATGAACGATCGCGCCGATATTTATTTAAATCAGGGTTTTGACGGCTTAGCATCTTATTTGGGGGGGATGCTGCACTTTGTTTCTCCAGCGGCTTTGGAATTTATTGATGATTTAAGGGTTGAAAAACCTTCGGGAACAATGCCCCATGCTTTAATTCAAGCATTTAATGGTGATTTAATTGCTGCTCTGAATGCCTTTGAAAAAACCTATCCACAAAGCCCCTTGGTAGCTCTGGTTGATTATAATAATGATTGCATAACCGATGCCCTTAATTGCGCCAAAGCATTTAAAAATAGGCTCAAATTTGTGAGAATTGATACTGCCAAGAATTTAACAGATAAGAGTTTGCAAGATTTAAATTTACAAAAAAATAATGGTGACTTAACAGGGGTAAATATAACTTTGGTTAAAAAGCTGCGTTTTGAACTTGATCGCGCAGGTTTTAGTGATGTTAAAATAATAGTTTCTTCAGGTTTTGATGCTAATAAAATTACAGAATTTGAAAATGAACGCGCCCCAGTTGATGTTTATGGGGTTGGTGAAGCAATTACAAAACCGACTTGTAGTTTTACAGGAGATAGTGTTTTATTAAATCATCAAAAACAGGCAAAATTTGGCCGTGAATATTTTGAATCACAACGCCTAAAAAGAATAAATTAA
- a CDS encoding DegV family protein: MKIAILTDSSFDGNKKDFKDLFVVPLMISRDNAEQIKDDEQLSFDEFYKMLEKEKLKTSQTIPEDMLTAWDNLLKEYDQVIVALLSKGLSGQFNTATMLAKDEPYNGKIFVVDTNGVSSVLTREIEQISKWIEAGKTGPEIKELVESELNNKFTTFIIPKNLEVLKRGGRIKPAAAALAKLLKITPILRYDGEIDKFGTTRTFKKAVKEVLEKIKEECPGIEKIDISYSKSDDSVLEMVKEVVAESGLKIDIFCQLSNVIATHTGTETFAFIGWKK, translated from the coding sequence ATGAAAATTGCAATACTAACAGATTCATCATTTGATGGAAATAAGAAAGACTTTAAGGACCTATTTGTAGTTCCCTTAATGATTAGTCGCGACAACGCAGAACAAATTAAAGATGATGAGCAACTTTCTTTTGATGAATTTTATAAAATGTTGGAGAAGGAGAAATTAAAAACTTCTCAGACAATCCCTGAGGATATGTTGACAGCCTGAGATAATCTTTTGAAAGAGTACGACCAGGTAATTGTTGCATTACTTTCTAAAGGCCTTTCAGGTCAGTTCAATACAGCTACAATGCTTGCAAAAGATGAGCCTTATAACGGAAAAATATTTGTTGTTGATACAAATGGTGTTAGTTCAGTTCTAACCCGCGAAATTGAGCAAATTAGTAAATGAATTGAAGCTGGTAAAACAGGACCAGAAATTAAAGAATTAGTTGAAAGCGAACTAAATAATAAATTTACCACTTTTATCATTCCAAAAAATTTAGAAGTATTAAAGCGCGGGGGAAGAATTAAGCCCGCAGCGGCTGCATTAGCAAAATTATTAAAAATAACTCCAATACTAAGATACGATGGAGAAATCGATAAGTTTGGGACAACAAGAACTTTTAAAAAAGCAGTTAAAGAGGTCCTAGAAAAAATAAAAGAGGAATGCCCAGGAATTGAGAAGATTGATATTAGTTATTCTAAATCAGATGACTCAGTCCTAGAGATGGTTAAAGAGGTTGTTGCTGAAAGTGGTCTAAAAATTGATATTTTTTGTCAACTATCAAATGTAATAGCTACTCATACAGGAACTGAAACTTTTGCCTTTATCGGTTGAAAAAAATAA
- a CDS encoding acyl carrier protein has protein sequence MKYFEEIKKALKQKGAKGDITKDTLFKSLGLDSLDLMDLVVELEEKLGFTIPDDELPGIQTIGQLEKIIENLKK, from the coding sequence ATGAAATATTTTGAAGAAATTAAAAAAGCTTTAAAGCAAAAGGGAGCAAAAGGGGACATAACAAAAGACACATTGTTTAAAAGTCTTGGGTTAGACTCTCTTGATCTAATGGATTTAGTTGTTGAGTTGGAGGAAAAACTTGGATTTACCATTCCTGATGATGAATTACCAGGTATCCAAACAATTGGACAACTAGAAAAAATTATTGAAAATTTGAAAAAATAA
- a CDS encoding DegV family protein has protein sequence MKIGVLLDSSSGAIKEELQNTNIDVIPLHIILEDGTDLSDTRENIEKYDVYNRVNNKENVKTSQASPGELEIKYNEMLEKYDHIIHITITKNISSMQDTAIMVSKQPEFNGKVTVPEHNLAASAIKSCGLYLNKIINEGQKDIEYLVNEINEFEKSFVAIIVPGDLSKLARGGRAVKIFASILNAFKTKAVIHWAAKPKKIAMARKLSIIIEKVSGLLEKTYEGEEFNLTLLTTWDIQKRLLENTRVDLNNAKISFQETYLPSIYAVHAGIDTLGFIATGKKFEY, from the coding sequence ATGAAAATAGGTGTTTTACTAGATAGTTCTAGTGGTGCAATTAAAGAAGAACTTCAAAATACTAACATAGATGTGATACCACTACACATTATTTTAGAAGATGGAACTGATTTGAGTGACACTAGGGAAAATATTGAAAAATATGACGTTTACAATCGAGTTAATAACAAGGAAAATGTAAAGACAAGCCAGGCATCCCCTGGAGAGCTTGAAATAAAATATAATGAAATGTTAGAAAAATATGATCACATCATTCATATTACTATTACAAAAAATATTTCAAGTATGCAAGATACTGCAATTATGGTTTCAAAACAACCAGAGTTTAATGGTAAAGTTACAGTTCCAGAACATAATTTAGCAGCATCAGCAATTAAAAGTTGCGGTCTTTACTTAAACAAAATAATCAATGAAGGACAAAAAGATATTGAATATTTAGTTAATGAAATTAATGAGTTTGAAAAAAGCTTTGTTGCCATTATTGTTCCAGGAGACTTATCAAAATTGGCCCGAGGAGGAAGAGCTGTTAAAATATTTGCTTCGATTTTAAATGCATTTAAAACTAAAGCTGTAATTCATTGGGCGGCAAAACCAAAAAAAATTGCAATGGCTAGAAAATTGAGCATAATTATCGAAAAGGTTTCAGGATTACTAGAAAAAACATATGAAGGCGAAGAATTTAACTTGACTCTTTTAACAACTTGAGACATTCAAAAACGTCTTTTAGAAAATACACGGGTTGATTTAAATAACGCTAAAATTTCCTTTCAAGAGACTTATTTACCATCTATTTATGCAGTCCATGCCGGGATTGATACATTAGGTTTCATTGCCACAGGTAAAAAATTTGAATATTAA